The following are encoded together in the Tamandua tetradactyla isolate mTamTet1 chromosome 14, mTamTet1.pri, whole genome shotgun sequence genome:
- the DIS3L gene encoding DIS3-like exonuclease 1 isoform X3: MTVRTRPPGRPQVSPCLQDFRVVVRIDSWESTSLYPNGHFVRVLGRIGDLEGEITTILVENSISVVPFSEAQMSEMPVSTPEDPWKVSPEEARERQDLRQSHLVFSIDPKGCEDVDDALSVRTLSNGNLELGVHIADVTHFVAPNSYIDVEARTRATTYYLADRRYDMLPPVLSADLCSLLGGVDRYAVSVMWELDKAYEIQKVWYGRTIIRSAYKLFYEAAQELLDGNFSIVDDIPEFKDLDEKNRQERLEELVWAIGKLTDIARHIRAKRNDCGALELEGVEVRVQLDEKKNIHDLIPKQPLEVHETVAECMILANHWVARKIWERFPHQALLRQHPPPHQEFFSQLRECAKAKGFSIDTRSNKTLADSLDKANDPSDPIVNRLLRAMATQAMSNARYFSTGACAEDEFRHYGLALDKYTHFTSPIRRYSDIIVHRLLMAAISKDKKMEIKENLFSSKDLEELCRHINNRNRAAQHSQKQSTELFQCMYFKDKDPKTEECCISDGVIYSIRTNGVLVFIPRFGIKGAAYLKNKDGLVISCGPDSYSEWKPGSLQRFQHKITSTTAGGESVTFHLFDHVTVRISVQASRCHSDKIRLEIISNKPYLIPNTELFHQSPLLLKSDLVKEVTRSVEEAQLAQEVKVNVIQDEYQEYCQTKGRSLYMLLEEIKDLALLDVSDNYGI, from the exons ATGACAGTGAGGACAAGGCCTCCGGGGAGGCCCCAAGTGAGCCCATGCCTACAG GATTTTAGGGTGGTTGTGCGCATCGATTCGTGGGAGTCAACATCCCTGTACCCAAATGGACATTTTGTGCGTGTTTTAGGAAGAATCGGAGATCTTGAAGGGGAAATTACAACTATCTTGGTGGAAAACAGCATTTCAGTTGTTCCTTTTTCAGAAGCTCAG ATGTCTGAGATGCCAGTCAGCACACCAGAAGATCCCTGGAAGGTGAGTCCTGAGGAGGCGCGAGAGCGTCAAGACTTGAGGCAAAGCCACCTTGTGTTCAGCATCGACCCTAAAGGCTGTGAAGACGTGGATGACGCGCTCTCAGTCAGAACCTTAAGTAACGGCAACCTGGAACTCGGGGTCCACATTGCAGATGTGACACACTTTGTGGCACCAAATTCTTACATTGATGTTGAAGCTAGAACAAG GGCCACCACTTACTACTTAGCAGATCGCCGTTATGACATGCTGCCCCCTGTCCTCAGTGCTGATTTGTGTTCCCTCCTGGGAGGTGTGGATAG GTATGCTGTGAGTGTCATGTGGGAATTGGACAAAGCCTATGAAATACAGAAAGTATGGTATGGCAGAACTATTATTCGATCAGCATACAAACTGTTCTATGAAGCAGCCCAGGAACTGCTGGATGGAAACTTCAGCATTGTTGATGATATTCCAGAATTCAAAGACTTGGATGAGAAGAACAGACAAGAAAGGCTGGAGGAGTTAGTGTGGGCCATTGGAAAACTGACCGACATCGCTCGCCACATCCGAGCTAAACGCAATGACTGTGGGGCCCTGGAGCTTGAGGGGGTGGAGGTTCGCGTACAGCTGGAtgagaaaaagaatattcatgACCTCATCCCCAAGCAGCCCCTGGAAGTGCACGAGACCGTGGCTGAATGCATGATCCTGGCCAACCACTGGGTAGCCCGGAAGATCTGGGAGCGCTTCCCCCATCAGGCCTTGCTGCGCCAGCACCCCCCTCCGCACCAGGAGTTTTTTTCTCAGCTCCGGGAATGTGCTAAAGCAAAAGGCTTCTCCATTGATACACG GTCCAATAAAACACTGGCTGATTCCCTGGATAAAGCGAACGACCCCAGCGATCCCATAGTAAACAGGCTGCTGCGCGCCATGGCTACGCAGGCCATGTCCAACGCGCGCTACTTCTCCACCGGGGCGTGCGCTGAGGACGAGTTCCGGCATTATG GTCTTGCATTAGATAAATATACCCACTTTACTTCTCCAATAAGAAGATATTCAGATATCATAGTGCACCGATTGTTGATGGCAGCcatttcaaaagataagaaaatggaaattaaggaAAATTTGTTCAGCAGCAAAGATCTTGAGGAATTATGCAGACACATCAACAACAGAAACCGA GCAGCACAGCATTCTCAGAAGCAGTCTACTGAGCTCTTCCAGTGCATGTATTTTAAAGACAAAGACCCCAAAACTGAGGAGTGCTGCATATCTGATGGTGTTATTTATTCGATCAGAACAAATGGTGTCCTTGTATTTATACCAAG GTTTGGGATTAAAGGCGCTGCTTACCTAAAAAATAAAGATGGCTTAGTGATCTCCTGTGGCCCAGATAGCTATTCTGAATGGAAACCAGGATCTCTTCAACGATTTCAACACAAAATTACCTCTACCACAGCTGGAGGGGAGTCTGTGACTTTCCATTTGTTTGACCACGTAACA GTAAGAATTTCTGTACAGGCCTCACGTTGCCATTCGGACAAAATCAGGCTTGAAATAATAAGCAACAAACCATACCTGATACCAAATACAGAACTTTTTCATCAAAGTCCCCTCTTGCTGAAGAGTGATTTGGTGAAAGAAGTAACTAGATCTGTAGAGGAGGCTCAGCTTGCCCAAGAAGTTAAAGTAAATGTCATTCAGGATGAATATCAAGAATATTGCCAAACAAAGGGAAGAAGCCTGTACATGCTTCTAGAGGAGATAAAGGACCTAGCTCTCCTGGATGTTTCAGACAATTATggaatatga
- the TIPIN gene encoding TIMELESS-interacting protein isoform X1 translates to MLEPQENSLIDLPDYDPIGDEIFPPFPPPASPEREDGEGAGPDEESGRGAPVPIPPKRIVKRNLPKLDAQRLISERGLPALRHVFDKAKFKGKGHEAEDLKTLIRHMEHWAHRLFPKLQFEDFINRVEYLGNKKEVQTCLKRIRLDLPVLHEDFISNNDEVGGNNGHDVIATEFDAFLTNLTNSSESEEFALQSSNSLTEEQQQRIERNKQLALERRQAKLLSSSQSQGNVISLLDLIVNTPTAQTVEEVNRDEDLEEESDGLNDVLDNPHNAAATNTVNVDEELKLETTQLD, encoded by the exons ATGCTGGAACCACAGGAGAACAGCTTGATTGACCTACCAGATTATGATCCTATAGGAGATgaaatttttcctccttttccacctccagcctctccagagagaGAAGATGGTGAGGGTGCTGGACCTGATGAAG AATCAGGGAGAGGAGCACCTGTTCCTATACCTCCAAAGAGAATTGTTAAAAGGAATTTACCCAAGTTGGATGCTCAGAG ATTAATTTCAGAGAGAGGGCTTCCAGCCTTAAGGCATGTGTTTGATAAGGCAAAATTCAAAGGTAAAGGTCATGAG GCTGAAGACTTAAAGACACTGATCAGACACATGGAGCACTGGGCACATAGGCTGTTCCCTAAACTGCAGTTTGAGGATTTTATTAACAGAGTTGAATACctgggaaataaaaaggaagttcAG acCTGTTTAAAACGAATTCGACTTGATCTCCCTGTTTTACATGAAGATTTTATTAGCAATAATG atGAAGTAGGGGGAAATAATGGCCATGATGTAATTGCTACTGAATTTGATGCCTTTTTGACAAACTTGACAAACTCATCTGAAAGTGAGGAGTTTGCGTTGCAGTCAAGTAACAGCCTGACAGAAGAGCAGCAACAAAGAATTGAAAGGAATAAACAACTGGCCTTGGAAAGAAGGCAGGCAAAGCTACTGAGTAGCAGTCAGTCCCAaggaaatg TGATTTCTCTTTTAGACTTGATAGTGAACACACCTACAGCACAGACAGTTGAAGAGGTTAATAGAGATGAAGACCTAGAAGAGGAGTCAGATGGACTAAATGACGTTCTAGACAATCCGCACAATGCTGCTGCCACCAATACCGTAAATGTAGACGAGGAATTAAAATTAGAGACAACACAACTGGactaa
- the TIPIN gene encoding TIMELESS-interacting protein isoform X2 produces the protein MLEPQENSLIDLPDYDPIGDEIFPPFPPPASPEREDGEGAGPDEESGRGAPVPIPPKRIVKRNLPKLDAQRLISERGLPALRHVFDKAKFKGKGHEAEDLKTLIRHMEHWAHRLFPKLQFEDFINRVEYLGNKKEVQTCLKRIRLDLPVLHEDFISNNDEVGGNNGHDVIATEFDAFLTNLTNSSESEEFALQSSNSLTEEQQQRIERNKQLALERRQAKLLSSSQSQGNDLIVNTPTAQTVEEVNRDEDLEEESDGLNDVLDNPHNAAATNTVNVDEELKLETTQLD, from the exons ATGCTGGAACCACAGGAGAACAGCTTGATTGACCTACCAGATTATGATCCTATAGGAGATgaaatttttcctccttttccacctccagcctctccagagagaGAAGATGGTGAGGGTGCTGGACCTGATGAAG AATCAGGGAGAGGAGCACCTGTTCCTATACCTCCAAAGAGAATTGTTAAAAGGAATTTACCCAAGTTGGATGCTCAGAG ATTAATTTCAGAGAGAGGGCTTCCAGCCTTAAGGCATGTGTTTGATAAGGCAAAATTCAAAGGTAAAGGTCATGAG GCTGAAGACTTAAAGACACTGATCAGACACATGGAGCACTGGGCACATAGGCTGTTCCCTAAACTGCAGTTTGAGGATTTTATTAACAGAGTTGAATACctgggaaataaaaaggaagttcAG acCTGTTTAAAACGAATTCGACTTGATCTCCCTGTTTTACATGAAGATTTTATTAGCAATAATG atGAAGTAGGGGGAAATAATGGCCATGATGTAATTGCTACTGAATTTGATGCCTTTTTGACAAACTTGACAAACTCATCTGAAAGTGAGGAGTTTGCGTTGCAGTCAAGTAACAGCCTGACAGAAGAGCAGCAACAAAGAATTGAAAGGAATAAACAACTGGCCTTGGAAAGAAGGCAGGCAAAGCTACTGAGTAGCAGTCAGTCCCAaggaaatg ACTTGATAGTGAACACACCTACAGCACAGACAGTTGAAGAGGTTAATAGAGATGAAGACCTAGAAGAGGAGTCAGATGGACTAAATGACGTTCTAGACAATCCGCACAATGCTGCTGCCACCAATACCGTAAATGTAGACGAGGAATTAAAATTAGAGACAACACAACTGGactaa